Proteins found in one bacterium genomic segment:
- the purF gene encoding amidophosphoribosyltransferase → MADGWHDECGVFGIHGHPEASNMAYLGLYALQHRGQESAGIASTDGERIIFHKEMGLVADIFSEEILSRLPGHMAIGHVRYSTTGSSELKNAQPLVVDFESGAIAIAHNGNLVNAQELKRELEVSGSIFQSSMDTEVIVHLIARSRKERIEDRIVDALNLVRGAYSLLFMTRDKLIGVRDPHGIRPLALGKMKGDGGTVITSESCALDLIEAEYLREVEPGEMVVVDDRGTHSHRPFLPAVERFCIFEYVYFARPDSIMGGACIYEVRKALGRQLAKECPADADVIIPVPDSGVPAALGYSEASGIPFEMGLIRNHYVGRTFIEPQQSIRHFGVKIKLNAVRGVVSGKRVVVVDDSIVRGTTGRKIIKMIRAAGAKEVHFRISSPSTCYPCFYGIDTPLRRDLIAATHTREETNTYLTSDSLGYLSMEGLHARVPNGNTTYCDACFSGNYSIPLEMEEPGEQLPLFRGSVRV, encoded by the coding sequence ATGGCCGATGGCTGGCACGACGAGTGCGGCGTCTTCGGGATCCACGGGCATCCCGAGGCGTCCAACATGGCGTACCTGGGTCTCTATGCGCTGCAGCACCGGGGCCAGGAGAGCGCGGGGATCGCCAGCACCGACGGCGAGCGGATCATCTTCCACAAGGAGATGGGGCTGGTCGCCGACATCTTCTCCGAGGAGATCCTTTCCCGGCTGCCGGGGCACATGGCGATCGGGCACGTACGGTACTCCACGACGGGCAGCTCGGAGCTGAAAAACGCCCAGCCGCTGGTCGTCGACTTCGAGTCCGGCGCCATCGCCATCGCCCACAACGGCAATCTGGTGAACGCCCAGGAGCTCAAGCGGGAGCTCGAGGTCTCCGGTTCCATCTTCCAGTCCTCGATGGACACCGAGGTCATCGTCCACCTCATCGCTCGCTCCAGGAAGGAGCGGATCGAGGATCGCATCGTCGACGCGCTGAACTTGGTCCGCGGCGCGTATTCCCTCCTCTTCATGACGCGGGACAAGCTGATCGGGGTTCGCGACCCCCACGGGATCCGGCCGCTGGCCCTCGGGAAGATGAAGGGGGATGGGGGGACGGTCATCACCTCCGAGTCATGCGCGCTCGACCTGATCGAGGCGGAGTACTTGCGGGAGGTCGAGCCGGGAGAGATGGTCGTCGTCGACGACCGGGGGACGCACTCCCACCGGCCGTTCCTCCCGGCGGTCGAGCGGTTCTGCATCTTCGAATACGTATATTTTGCCCGCCCGGACTCGATCATGGGCGGCGCCTGCATCTACGAGGTCCGCAAGGCCCTCGGGCGGCAGCTGGCGAAGGAGTGCCCGGCAGACGCCGACGTCATCATCCCCGTGCCCGATTCGGGCGTCCCCGCGGCGCTCGGGTACTCCGAGGCGTCCGGGATCCCCTTCGAGATGGGCCTCATCCGGAACCACTACGTGGGGCGCACCTTCATCGAGCCCCAGCAGTCGATCCGTCACTTCGGCGTCAAGATCAAGCTGAACGCCGTGCGCGGGGTCGTCTCGGGGAAGCGGGTTGTGGTGGTGGACGACTCCATTGTCCGGGGGACGACCGGGCGAAAGATCATCAAGATGATCCGGGCGGCCGGTGCGAAGGAGGTCCACTTCCGCATCAGCTCTCCTTCGACGTGCTACCCGTGCTTCTACGGGATCGACACCCCGCTGCGGCGGGACCTGATCGCCGCGACCCACACGCGGGAGGAGACGAACACCTACCTCACCTCCGACAGCCTCGGATATCTCAGCATGGAGGGCCTCCACGCCCGCGTGCCGAACGGGAACACGACATACTGCGACGCCTGCTTCTCGGGGAACTACTCGATTCCGCTCGAGATGGAGGAGCCCGGGGAGCAGTTGCCGCTGTTCCGGGGCTCGGTCAGGGTCTGA
- the pyrE gene encoding orotate phosphoribosyltransferase, whose protein sequence is MAADRRRFLSLLREKSYERRMVVLSSGRESDFYIDCKQSTLDAEGAVLTGRLFCSMLERGERPEAVGGITLGADPIVTAVSLTSALRGWPVPAFIIRKEPKKHGTEQWIEGTRNLRPGMRVAILEDVVTTGASTMRAIQRAVGSGLVVARVLCLVDRDEGGSEAVAAAGYRVEPMFLREDVEHG, encoded by the coding sequence ATGGCCGCCGACCGTCGGCGATTCCTTTCCCTCCTCAGGGAGAAAAGCTACGAGCGGCGCATGGTCGTCCTCTCCTCCGGGCGGGAATCCGACTTCTACATCGACTGCAAGCAGAGCACGCTCGACGCGGAGGGGGCGGTCCTTACGGGGCGGCTCTTCTGCTCGATGCTCGAGCGGGGGGAGCGCCCGGAGGCGGTCGGGGGGATCACCCTCGGGGCGGATCCGATCGTCACCGCCGTCTCCCTCACCAGCGCCCTGCGCGGATGGCCGGTGCCGGCCTTCATCATCCGGAAGGAGCCGAAGAAGCACGGGACGGAGCAATGGATCGAGGGAACGAGGAATCTTCGTCCCGGGATGCGCGTGGCGATCCTGGAGGACGTGGTGACTACCGGCGCTTCGACGATGCGGGCGATCCAGCGTGCGGTCGGATCGGGACTGGTCGTGGCGCGGGTCCTTTGCCTCGTCGATCGGGACGAGGGCGGATCGGAGGCGGTCGCGGCGGCCGGGTACCGCGTCGAGCCGATGTTCCTCCGGGAGGACGTGGAGCATGGCTGA
- the nadB gene encoding L-aspartate oxidase yields MRNASRFLVIGSGIAGLSFALRAARKGRVTIITKKEASESSTNYAQGGIATVWSGEDTFESHIEDTHKAGAGLCHADTVDFVVRDAPARIRELIGWGVKFTRQTGKREFDLHREGGHSRRRIFHAKDLTGREVERALLARARENPRIRILENHAAINLITRQKLFSFDYPGVDEVLGAYVLDRTTGAVHTFVADVTVLATGGSGKVYRYTSNPDVATGDGVALAYRAGATIANMEFVQFHPTCLFHPLAKSFLISEAVRGEGAVLLNRAGKRFMENAHPMRELAPRDIVARAIDAEMKRTGEDCVFLDIRSKGPAFIRRHFPNIHGTCLSFGIDMTREPIPVVPAAHYQCGGVRTNLHGETDIQRLFALGECAGTGLHGANRLASNSLIEALVFSHSAVQRASAAYIGKPRPRLDIPKWDPGRAQEPDEGVVVSHNWEEIRRTMWNYVGIVRSNKRLSRALDRIELLKREISEYYWNFKVTGDLLELRNICTVAELIVRCAMQRKESRGLHTTIDYPYLDDEHGRKDTLVRRSRF; encoded by the coding sequence ATGAGAAACGCCTCGAGGTTCCTGGTGATCGGCAGCGGCATCGCCGGTTTGAGTTTCGCTCTCCGTGCGGCGAGGAAGGGCCGGGTCACCATCATCACCAAGAAGGAGGCGTCCGAGTCGAGCACCAACTATGCGCAGGGGGGGATCGCCACCGTCTGGAGCGGCGAGGACACCTTCGAGTCCCATATCGAGGATACCCACAAGGCGGGTGCGGGACTTTGCCACGCCGACACGGTCGACTTCGTCGTGCGGGACGCCCCGGCGCGAATCCGCGAACTGATCGGGTGGGGGGTAAAGTTCACACGGCAGACCGGCAAGAGGGAGTTCGACCTCCACCGCGAGGGGGGACACTCGCGCCGGCGGATCTTCCACGCCAAGGACCTGACGGGGCGCGAGGTGGAACGTGCTCTCCTCGCCCGGGCACGGGAGAACCCCCGGATCCGGATCCTGGAGAACCACGCGGCGATCAACCTCATCACGCGGCAGAAGCTATTTTCCTTCGACTATCCGGGGGTCGACGAGGTCCTCGGTGCCTACGTGCTGGACAGAACGACCGGCGCGGTCCACACCTTCGTCGCGGACGTGACGGTCCTCGCCACCGGGGGTTCGGGAAAGGTATACCGGTACACGAGCAACCCCGACGTCGCCACCGGGGACGGCGTCGCCCTGGCGTACCGCGCGGGGGCGACGATCGCCAACATGGAATTCGTCCAGTTCCACCCCACCTGCCTCTTCCACCCGCTCGCCAAGTCGTTCCTCATCTCGGAGGCGGTCCGCGGGGAGGGGGCGGTCCTCCTGAACCGCGCCGGGAAGCGGTTCATGGAGAACGCCCACCCGATGAGAGAGCTCGCCCCGAGGGACATCGTCGCGCGGGCGATCGACGCCGAGATGAAGCGCACCGGGGAGGATTGCGTCTTTCTCGACATCCGGTCCAAGGGCCCGGCGTTCATCCGGAGGCATTTTCCGAACATCCACGGGACATGCCTTTCGTTCGGCATCGACATGACGAGGGAGCCGATCCCGGTGGTCCCCGCGGCGCACTACCAGTGCGGCGGCGTGCGGACGAACCTCCACGGGGAGACGGACATCCAGCGGCTCTTCGCGCTTGGCGAGTGCGCGGGGACGGGGCTTCACGGCGCGAACCGCCTCGCCTCGAACTCCCTGATCGAGGCGCTGGTCTTTTCGCACAGCGCGGTCCAGCGCGCCTCGGCCGCGTACATCGGGAAACCGAGGCCCCGGCTCGACATCCCGAAGTGGGATCCGGGCAGGGCGCAGGAACCGGACGAGGGGGTCGTCGTCTCCCACAACTGGGAGGAGATCCGCAGGACGATGTGGAACTACGTGGGGATCGTGCGGTCGAACAAGCGGCTGTCCCGGGCGCTCGACCGGATCGAGCTGCTGAAGCGGGAGATCTCGGAGTATTACTGGAACTTCAAGGTGACGGGCGACCTGCTCGAGCTGCGAAACATCTGCACGGTGGCGGAGTTGATCGTCCGGTGCGCCATGCAGCGGAAGGAGAGCCGGGGGCTCCACACGACGATCGACTACCCGTACCTGGACGACGAGCACGGGCGCAAGGACACGCTGGTTCGCCGCAGCCGGTTCTAG
- a CDS encoding lytic transglycosylase domain-containing protein yields the protein MVQLSWVFILSFLLWPVVSGADIYRYVDRDGVVHFSNTQPAGKFTLYLKEAPKVAPRAPASSLPGDIWMSGYVDRVSRANDLPPALVRAIIKAESNGRRDAVSRKGAEGMMQLMPLTSKRLRVDDPFDPIENIEGGIRYIKELLVAFEGNLTNAVAAYNAGPAAVRKYGGVPPYQETRLYVRRVMELYRQYSAVE from the coding sequence ATGGTTCAATTATCTTGGGTTTTCATCCTATCTTTCCTCCTCTGGCCGGTCGTTTCCGGCGCCGACATCTACCGGTACGTGGACAGGGATGGCGTCGTCCACTTCTCGAACACCCAACCGGCCGGGAAGTTCACCCTCTATCTGAAGGAGGCGCCGAAGGTCGCGCCCCGGGCGCCGGCGTCTTCGCTTCCCGGGGACATCTGGATGAGCGGGTACGTCGACCGGGTCTCCCGGGCGAACGATCTCCCCCCCGCGCTCGTCCGCGCCATCATCAAGGCGGAATCGAACGGAAGGCGCGATGCCGTTTCCCGCAAGGGAGCCGAGGGCATGATGCAGCTGATGCCGCTCACGTCGAAACGCCTTCGGGTCGACGATCCCTTCGACCCCATAGAGAACATCGAGGGCGGGATCAGGTACATCAAGGAGCTCCTCGTCGCCTTCGAGGGGAACCTCACCAACGCCGTCGCGGCGTACAACGCCGGGCCGGCCGCAGTCAGAAAGTACGGGGGTGTACCCCCCTACCAGGAGACCCGCCTCTACGTTCGCCGCGTGATGGAACTGTATCGGCAATACTCCGCGGTCGAATGA
- the pgsA gene encoding CDP-diacylglycerol--glycerol-3-phosphate 3-phosphatidyltransferase, with the protein MTSDFRLNAPNILTLLRILAIPVVVLMLLPPAGREISFARSVAAFTLFVAATITDLFDGYIARRYRMVTTLGKLIDPLADKLLVCAAMTMLIPPGRVPAWMAVIVVGREIGVTALRGVATTEGVIIAASKLGKLKALLLNIGVAALILHYPILGIPVHGVGMVFLSAGVVLAAWSGLDYFFRFVGEVFKR; encoded by the coding sequence ATGACCAGCGACTTCCGGCTGAACGCACCCAACATCCTGACGCTGCTGCGGATCCTCGCGATCCCGGTGGTGGTCCTCATGCTTCTCCCGCCCGCGGGCAGAGAGATCTCCTTCGCTCGTTCGGTGGCGGCGTTCACGTTGTTCGTCGCCGCCACGATCACCGACCTCTTCGACGGGTACATCGCGCGGCGCTACCGGATGGTCACTACCCTGGGGAAACTGATCGATCCGCTGGCCGACAAGCTGCTCGTGTGCGCCGCGATGACGATGCTCATCCCGCCGGGCCGGGTCCCCGCGTGGATGGCGGTCATCGTGGTCGGCCGGGAGATCGGCGTCACGGCGCTGCGCGGGGTGGCCACCACGGAGGGGGTGATCATCGCCGCCTCGAAACTGGGGAAGTTGAAGGCCCTGCTCCTGAATATCGGGGTCGCGGCCCTCATCCTGCATTACCCGATCCTCGGGATCCCGGTCCACGGCGTGGGCATGGTGTTCCTGAGCGCCGGAGTGGTCCTCGCCGCGTGGTCCGGGCTCGACTACTTCTTCCGCTTCGTGGGGGAGGTCTTCAAACGGTAG
- a CDS encoding MFS transporter, with amino-acid sequence MAALAREGRPERVGWYFYDFANSAFSTTVVTVFSGPYLTSVARAAADPAGYVHPFGIPVMAGSFFPYVVSLSVFFQVLFLPPLGAIADYSRRKKPMLFLFAYAGSAATVGLYFLEGTRYLLGGGLFLLANVCFGASVVFYNAWLPDIAPPEDRDAVSSVGWAFGYLGGGILLLLNLILFSHARDLGLTSGEAVRISLASAGAWWAVFSLLPLATMRRREATRPLPPGEGILGTGFRQLRRTFSEAKGQRQLLLFLGAYLLYNDGIQTVIALSSQFGQEELGLSVSTLTTAILMVQFVAFFGALLFNAFAKRVGAKAAVAISLVLWTGTLVYAYAGLRDATGFYAMAACVAVVLGGSQALSRSLFSRMIPAGREAEYFSLYVVSERGTSWLGPLFFGLALQFTGSYRVAILSLAVFFVAGLALLLRVDVAKAEAEAN; translated from the coding sequence ATGGCCGCGCTAGCCAGGGAAGGCCGGCCCGAGCGGGTCGGCTGGTACTTTTACGATTTCGCCAACTCGGCCTTCTCCACGACGGTGGTCACGGTGTTCTCGGGGCCGTACCTGACCTCCGTCGCCCGCGCCGCCGCCGACCCCGCGGGGTACGTCCATCCATTCGGCATCCCCGTCATGGCCGGGTCGTTCTTCCCGTACGTCGTTTCCCTATCCGTCTTCTTCCAGGTGCTGTTCCTGCCGCCGTTGGGCGCGATCGCCGACTACTCCCGCCGGAAGAAACCGATGCTGTTCCTCTTCGCATACGCGGGATCGGCGGCGACGGTGGGGCTCTACTTTCTCGAAGGGACGCGGTACCTGCTGGGCGGGGGGCTCTTCCTGCTGGCCAACGTCTGCTTCGGGGCCTCGGTGGTCTTCTACAACGCCTGGCTTCCGGACATCGCGCCTCCGGAGGACCGCGATGCCGTTTCCTCCGTAGGGTGGGCGTTCGGGTACCTCGGGGGGGGGATCCTCCTCCTCCTGAACCTGATCCTCTTCTCCCACGCGCGCGACCTCGGCCTGACGAGCGGCGAGGCGGTCCGGATCAGCCTCGCCTCGGCCGGGGCGTGGTGGGCCGTCTTCTCCCTCCTGCCTCTCGCCACGATGCGACGCAGGGAGGCCACGCGGCCGCTTCCGCCGGGGGAGGGGATCCTCGGCACCGGGTTCCGCCAGTTGCGGCGAACGTTCTCGGAGGCGAAGGGCCAGCGGCAACTCCTGCTGTTCCTCGGCGCCTACCTGCTCTATAACGACGGGATACAGACGGTGATCGCCCTCTCGTCCCAGTTCGGCCAGGAGGAGCTGGGCCTCTCCGTCTCGACCCTGACCACGGCGATCCTCATGGTCCAGTTCGTCGCCTTTTTCGGGGCCCTGCTTTTCAACGCGTTCGCGAAGCGGGTGGGGGCGAAGGCGGCGGTGGCGATCAGCCTCGTTTTGTGGACGGGGACGCTCGTCTACGCCTACGCGGGACTTCGGGACGCGACGGGGTTCTACGCGATGGCGGCATGCGTGGCCGTCGTCCTCGGCGGGAGCCAGGCCCTCTCCCGGTCGCTTTTCTCGCGGATGATCCCGGCCGGGAGGGAGGCGGAGTACTTCTCCCTGTACGTGGTGAGCGAGCGGGGGACGAGCTGGCTGGGGCCCCTTTTTTTCGGTCTGGCGCTGCAGTTCACCGGAAGCTACCGCGTCGCGATCCTCTCGCTGGCGGTCTTCTTCGTCGCGGGGCTCGCCCTCCTGCTGCGAGTGGACGTCGCGAAAGCAGAGGCGGAAGCTAACTGA
- a CDS encoding ABC transporter ATP-binding protein: MLEVRGIETYYGNIPALREISIDVPAGGVVAIIGANGAGKTTLLKTIAGVLRPRSGAVSFLGKEITGLPSHKIVRGGIALVPEGRAILARMTVRENLEMGAFTRRDARKTAKDMDRLMERFPVLGERARQLGGSLSGGEQQMLAIARALMSAPKLLLLDEPTLGLAPLVVADIFSIIREINAAGTTILLVEQNVKQALKVSGYAYVLETGKIALAGPSKELLQEPRIKASYLGQ; encoded by the coding sequence ATGCTTGAGGTCCGTGGCATCGAGACGTATTACGGGAACATCCCCGCACTGAGGGAGATCTCCATCGACGTCCCCGCGGGAGGCGTCGTCGCCATCATCGGGGCGAACGGGGCCGGAAAGACCACGCTGTTGAAGACGATCGCGGGGGTCCTTCGACCGCGCTCCGGCGCGGTCTCCTTCCTCGGGAAGGAGATCACCGGCCTCCCCTCCCACAAGATCGTGCGGGGCGGCATCGCGCTGGTCCCGGAGGGGCGGGCGATTCTCGCACGGATGACGGTCCGGGAGAACCTCGAGATGGGGGCCTTCACGCGGCGCGACGCGAGGAAGACGGCGAAGGACATGGATCGCCTGATGGAGCGGTTCCCGGTCCTCGGGGAACGGGCACGCCAGCTCGGCGGGTCGCTCTCGGGCGGGGAGCAGCAGATGCTGGCGATCGCCCGCGCGCTGATGTCCGCCCCGAAGCTCCTGCTCCTGGACGAGCCCACCCTGGGCCTCGCGCCGCTCGTTGTGGCGGACATCTTCTCCATCATCCGCGAGATCAACGCGGCCGGGACCACCATCCTGCTCGTGGAGCAGAACGTGAAGCAGGCGCTGAAGGTCTCCGGCTACGCCTACGTCCTCGAGACGGGGAAGATCGCCCTCGCCGGCCCCTCCAAAGAACTGCTACAGGAACCGCGAATCAAGGCGTCGTACCTGGGGCAGTAA